A genomic segment from Pollutimonas thiosulfatoxidans encodes:
- a CDS encoding class I SAM-dependent methyltransferase, which translates to MSDHLDTYIGAYKDTFAYSFDNNLLLNWYPKRIIDRVVPEAHVLELGVGHGFTTLRFAQHFARTVVVDGSAAVIEKFRQEHPTCRATIVESYFEDFNTDERFDVIVMGFILEHVNYPALILERFKRFLAPGGRVFVGVPNGESMHRRLGHSAGLLDDMMSLGQGDLELGHKRLYSKATLHAQLSDAGYDVCAMEGIFLKPFTTVQLQKLELSSAITDALCQLGVHYPELSCGLLAEARLR; encoded by the coding sequence ATGTCAGACCATTTGGACACATATATCGGTGCATACAAAGATACGTTCGCGTATAGCTTCGACAACAATCTTCTTCTGAACTGGTATCCGAAGCGCATAATCGACAGAGTCGTACCCGAAGCACACGTGCTCGAATTAGGTGTGGGTCATGGGTTCACCACCCTACGATTCGCTCAACATTTCGCGCGGACAGTCGTCGTCGATGGCTCCGCTGCCGTCATTGAAAAGTTTCGACAGGAGCATCCGACATGCCGAGCAACTATAGTCGAAAGCTACTTTGAAGACTTCAATACAGATGAGCGCTTTGATGTAATCGTCATGGGCTTTATTCTCGAGCACGTGAATTACCCGGCGCTGATATTAGAGCGGTTCAAGCGTTTCCTGGCCCCCGGAGGTCGCGTCTTTGTCGGCGTCCCAAACGGCGAATCTATGCACCGACGGCTCGGACACTCTGCAGGACTGCTTGATGACATGATGTCGCTCGGTCAGGGAGATCTGGAGCTTGGGCATAAACGCCTGTACTCGAAAGCAACCCTTCATGCGCAGCTAAGTGACGCCGGCTATGATGTGTGCGCGATGGAAGGGATCTTTCTAAAGCCTTTCACGACAGTACAACTTCAAAAGTTGGAGTTGTCCTCAGCGATCACCGACGCCTTATGCCAGCTCGGAGTCCATTATCCCGAACTTAGTTGCGGGCTGTTGGCTGAAGCCAGACTGCGCTGA
- a CDS encoding NAD-dependent epimerase/dehydratase family protein, translating into MLEKFANVVTAGRSHCDIGLDLRSPLEDFRIPADLDAIVNVASYFGGKSYEDIAQAQSVNVMGLMKLCEAATRSNAKHLVQISSIFAELDTTSHLYGAYSLTKRHSEEMAELHAAQFNLPLTILRPSQLYAVGDSQRKHQGFLYSLIDNVEQGKDVLIYGKNDALRNFIHTEDVAQIIALVIQSRTLGKYICASIQNVRLTEIANAAIEAFNSPSEVKFLEAKPNVPDVAFQLNDDIYRILHFYPQISLLAGMQKEAARRRKERENSR; encoded by the coding sequence GTGTTGGAGAAATTTGCCAACGTGGTGACGGCGGGCCGCTCCCACTGCGACATTGGACTAGACCTCAGAAGTCCGTTAGAGGACTTTCGAATTCCGGCTGACTTAGATGCTATCGTGAACGTGGCGAGCTATTTCGGCGGCAAGAGCTATGAGGACATTGCCCAGGCTCAGAGTGTTAACGTGATGGGCTTGATGAAATTGTGTGAAGCTGCCACTCGGTCGAACGCCAAGCACCTTGTACAGATATCTAGCATCTTCGCTGAGCTCGACACAACGTCACACCTTTACGGCGCATATTCGTTGACCAAGCGACATTCGGAAGAGATGGCCGAACTACATGCCGCACAATTTAACTTGCCGCTCACAATTTTACGCCCATCGCAGCTCTATGCTGTCGGCGACTCGCAGCGTAAGCATCAAGGATTTCTCTACAGTTTGATTGATAATGTGGAGCAGGGTAAGGATGTGCTTATTTACGGAAAGAACGACGCACTGCGCAATTTCATCCACACGGAGGACGTTGCCCAGATAATTGCGCTCGTAATTCAGAGCCGAACGCTAGGAAAGTACATCTGTGCCAGCATCCAGAATGTACGTCTAACGGAGATCGCGAACGCTGCAATTGAAGCGTTCAACAGTCCTAGTGAAGTCAAGTTTCTCGAAGCCAAGCCAAATGTGCCGGATGTCGCGTTCCAACTCAACGACGATATCTACCGCATACTGCATTTTTATCCGCAGATCTCATTGCTGGCCGGCATGCAGAAAGAGGCAGCACGCCGAAGAAAAGAGAGGGAGAACTCTCGCTGA
- a CDS encoding LPS O-antigen chain length determinant protein WzzB, which translates to MEQNQSKASLSDEVDIRELVTELWARKLFVLVCTVFLTGAALGYALLVSPTYEASAHATPPATMAVKEYNLFVSAYPSVFQAGPPTGPFELGDVNHITPDLAYGHFVEQLSSHAIRRKFFEKHYFPSLSSQADSGTPDAAWQTFNSSLVVETPIVTGGRVTTVTMRGADPSSLAEWANRFVKFTISETNALVLASLTSKVDGKVQAIDRQIEAVREVARKARLYRITRLHDALAIAESIGLIKPPPEWPIVFTTGDSTGATPALYLRGASALNAELEQLEHREQDDAYIPELPLLLTNKTLLATLNPSEVSIEVASLETEATTPKSPVEPRKKRIVLAGMLLGLSFGAFLVISSYLFRLRKPVT; encoded by the coding sequence GTGGAACAGAATCAATCGAAAGCCTCTCTCTCGGACGAGGTGGATATACGGGAGTTAGTAACAGAACTGTGGGCGCGCAAGCTATTCGTTCTCGTATGCACGGTCTTTTTGACAGGCGCGGCGCTCGGGTACGCGCTGCTCGTAAGTCCGACATATGAAGCATCAGCTCACGCAACGCCACCTGCGACGATGGCAGTCAAGGAATACAACTTATTCGTAAGCGCTTACCCGAGTGTATTTCAGGCCGGTCCCCCTACCGGACCGTTTGAGCTCGGGGACGTTAACCATATCACTCCTGACCTAGCGTATGGCCATTTCGTAGAGCAGCTATCCTCTCACGCGATACGTCGCAAGTTTTTCGAAAAGCATTATTTTCCCTCGTTAAGCAGCCAAGCTGATTCCGGTACCCCTGATGCTGCATGGCAGACCTTTAACTCCAGCTTAGTAGTCGAGACACCGATCGTTACAGGCGGCCGTGTCACCACGGTAACGATGCGAGGAGCAGACCCAAGCTCGCTTGCGGAATGGGCGAATCGCTTTGTCAAATTTACTATATCTGAGACAAATGCATTAGTGCTCGCGAGTTTGACCAGCAAAGTGGATGGCAAAGTGCAAGCAATAGACCGCCAAATTGAGGCAGTACGCGAAGTTGCTCGAAAGGCTCGACTTTACCGTATCACACGCCTTCACGACGCGCTTGCTATTGCGGAGTCGATTGGGTTGATCAAACCGCCCCCAGAGTGGCCAATTGTTTTTACGACCGGAGACTCAACTGGGGCAACACCTGCACTATACCTGCGTGGCGCCAGCGCGCTGAACGCAGAATTAGAACAACTCGAGCACAGGGAGCAGGATGACGCTTATATCCCTGAACTGCCGTTGCTACTAACAAACAAGACTTTATTGGCCACCTTGAATCCCTCAGAAGTAAGCATTGAGGTTGCAAGTTTAGAGACAGAAGCGACCACCCCGAAGAGCCCTGTTGAGCCACGTAAAAAGCGAATAGTGCTAGCCGGAATGCTACTGGGCCTGTCGTTCGGAGCGTTTTTAGTGATCTCAAGCTATCTATTTAGACTCCGCAAGCCCGTAACTTAA
- a CDS encoding WbqC family protein produces the protein MKNKKIAILQSNYIPWKGYFDLIAAVDEFILYDDVQFTKNDWRNRNKIKTSQGSTWLTIPVGQNIKRRIRDVTIDDQSWLTKHWGTLERNYTKAHHFKEVSAWLKPLYTEQRYSHLSQLNRHFIETICWYLKIKTRIRNSWDYELSEGQTERLVDLCTQADGNEYISGPAAKAYIDESLFSSRNIRLTWFDYGRYPEYPQLWGTFVHEVSILDLLFNCGRDSSSYMRYTKA, from the coding sequence ATGAAAAACAAAAAGATAGCGATACTCCAGTCTAACTATATCCCCTGGAAGGGCTATTTCGACCTCATTGCAGCGGTAGATGAGTTTATTCTCTATGACGACGTCCAGTTTACAAAAAATGATTGGCGTAACAGAAACAAGATAAAAACGTCTCAAGGCTCTACTTGGCTAACAATACCAGTGGGTCAAAACATAAAACGCCGAATTCGGGATGTCACTATTGATGATCAATCATGGCTAACGAAGCATTGGGGTACGCTCGAGCGTAACTATACGAAAGCACATCACTTCAAGGAAGTTTCAGCCTGGCTGAAGCCTCTATATACTGAGCAAAGATATTCTCACCTATCTCAACTTAATCGACATTTTATCGAGACGATCTGTTGGTATTTGAAAATTAAGACACGAATAAGAAACTCATGGGACTATGAACTGTCTGAAGGCCAGACCGAGCGCCTCGTTGATTTATGCACCCAAGCGGACGGCAACGAATATATATCCGGACCAGCAGCTAAGGCATATATCGATGAGAGCCTTTTTTCCAGTAGAAACATACGATTGACATGGTTCGACTATGGTCGCTATCCCGAGTATCCGCAGCTTTGGGGAACTTTCGTTCACGAAGTATCAATCTTAGATCTGCTATTTAACTGCGGAAGAGACTCGTCCAGCTACATGAGGTACACAAAGGCATGA
- a CDS encoding glycosyltransferase family 2 protein yields the protein MKLSIITTLYNSEPFIQEFYNRISRTASQKANEEYELIFVVDGSPDNALSLALEIQASDPKVHVIELSRNFGHHAAIIAGLSHCQGDQVFLIDCDLEEQPEWLSLFYKTQIETQSDVVFGVQAERVSSRNSNFFGELFWSALNLMSSVSIPHSPMTCRLMTKQYVESLLEIGDRVLYLAGAFAWAGFKQTAIPLKKSPRPKEYKSSYSLSRKLVQVVDSFASFSIAPLTLIFFVGLTVWLGSLLFAAALLIEKAIYPDLILSGFTAVMLSLWFIGGTIILFLGILGLYLAKIFQEVKRRPLYLVRNHFSKD from the coding sequence ATGAAGCTTTCTATTATCACCACTTTGTATAATTCCGAGCCGTTCATCCAAGAATTTTATAACCGAATCAGTCGCACGGCCTCTCAGAAAGCTAACGAAGAATACGAGTTAATTTTTGTAGTTGACGGCTCTCCTGATAACGCTCTGTCGCTTGCGCTCGAAATCCAGGCAAGCGATCCGAAAGTTCACGTTATAGAACTGTCAAGGAACTTTGGTCATCACGCGGCCATCATCGCGGGTTTATCCCACTGTCAAGGCGATCAAGTGTTCTTAATAGACTGCGACCTAGAAGAGCAACCTGAATGGTTGTCCCTATTCTACAAAACACAGATTGAGACACAAAGTGACGTCGTATTCGGCGTCCAAGCCGAAAGGGTATCGTCACGGAACTCCAATTTTTTTGGCGAGCTGTTCTGGTCCGCTCTGAACTTGATGTCGAGCGTCAGTATTCCACATAGTCCCATGACATGTAGATTAATGACTAAGCAATATGTGGAATCTCTGTTAGAGATCGGTGATAGAGTGCTTTACTTGGCTGGGGCATTTGCTTGGGCTGGCTTTAAGCAAACCGCTATACCTCTTAAGAAGAGCCCCCGTCCTAAAGAGTATAAGTCATCATATAGTCTATCCCGCAAGCTTGTTCAGGTAGTTGACTCCTTTGCTTCGTTCAGCATAGCCCCTCTTACCTTGATATTTTTTGTAGGACTTACGGTCTGGTTGGGCTCTCTGCTTTTTGCGGCTGCTCTCTTAATAGAAAAGGCTATTTATCCAGATCTAATTCTGTCGGGCTTCACTGCAGTTATGCTCTCTCTTTGGTTTATCGGTGGAACTATTATTTTATTTCTTGGAATCCTGGGCTTATATCTGGCCAAAATTTTCCAGGAAGTAAAGCGGCGACCTCTATACTTAGTTCGCAATCATTTCTCCAAAGATTGA
- a CDS encoding ATP-grasp domain-containing protein, which translates to MTTVLITGVGAIMGYGLLRSIRAADPEIILIGTDIYPEAVGRAWCDFFEQAPLTSSPNYLEWLLDTTRRHQVDLIVPGIEQDVHRLSDNRDYFSEGRGKLAINRKELIDLSRDKWHLDRALLEFAEPARIPSFYGGTFTTLSELLGLPFLLKPRRSYASKGIVQVHNEHDFSAYEHQLGEHLIAQPIVGSDDNEFTVGVFGDGQGHICASISMQRRLANDGSTAKAWIRHHASLDETVMRLCALFKPLGPTNLQFRKDQSGWKLLEINPRISSTSSLRTAFGYNEAAMTVDFYLNGQLPSQPPIKQGFAVRYIEDYIVYDRNHI; encoded by the coding sequence ATGACAACAGTCTTGATTACTGGAGTCGGTGCAATCATGGGATATGGATTGCTACGCTCGATTCGAGCGGCCGATCCCGAAATAATACTAATCGGGACCGACATTTATCCTGAAGCGGTGGGAAGGGCGTGGTGTGATTTTTTTGAACAAGCGCCGTTGACTTCAAGTCCAAACTATTTAGAATGGCTACTGGATACAACGAGAAGGCACCAAGTAGACCTAATAGTTCCAGGAATCGAACAGGACGTTCATAGGCTATCTGATAACCGCGATTATTTCTCAGAAGGGAGGGGCAAGTTAGCAATTAATCGCAAGGAGCTCATTGATCTGTCGCGCGATAAATGGCATCTGGACCGAGCGCTGTTAGAATTCGCAGAGCCGGCGCGGATTCCTAGTTTTTACGGCGGCACCTTTACGACTTTATCGGAATTGCTCGGCTTGCCGTTCCTCCTTAAACCGCGAAGAAGTTACGCCTCCAAAGGGATAGTACAGGTGCATAACGAGCATGACTTTAGTGCCTACGAGCATCAGTTGGGCGAGCACTTAATTGCGCAACCGATTGTCGGCTCGGATGATAATGAATTTACCGTAGGCGTGTTTGGTGACGGACAAGGGCATATCTGCGCTTCTATTAGTATGCAACGCCGGCTCGCTAATGATGGCTCCACCGCTAAAGCGTGGATCAGACATCATGCCAGCCTTGACGAGACAGTAATGCGCTTGTGTGCGCTCTTTAAACCACTCGGCCCCACCAATCTTCAATTCCGCAAGGATCAATCGGGCTGGAAGCTTCTCGAGATCAATCCGAGGATTTCTTCAACTAGTTCGCTGCGAACAGCTTTTGGTTACAACGAAGCTGCGATGACTGTAGACTTTTACTTAAACGGCCAGTTGCCCTCTCAGCCTCCGATCAAGCAAGGCTTTGCCGTTCGTTATATCGAGGATTATATAGTGTATGATCGGAATCATATCTGA
- a CDS encoding metallophosphoesterase family protein: MIGIISDIHGNYVALSRVLSRLDEMGVTRIICLGDIGGYYCQVNECCEELRSRRIFSLMGNHDWYLATDEGCPRSSSANACLEYQRTVITEENKQWLSSLRPQAKVGELNIVHGGWNDPLDEYIRPSSEYFGLLSGTHFASGHTHVPCIWSNGRQVYCNPGSVGQPRDGDPRASFAVLCDGIFSLYRVEYDYAKMQKLMAAAGFSAYFYENLAIGARIGGRIDRLQIEL; the protein is encoded by the coding sequence ATGATCGGAATCATATCTGATATTCACGGCAATTATGTTGCGCTTTCACGAGTACTGTCGCGACTTGATGAAATGGGCGTCACTAGGATTATTTGCTTAGGAGATATAGGGGGGTATTATTGCCAAGTTAATGAATGCTGTGAGGAATTGCGGTCGCGCCGAATATTTTCGCTAATGGGTAACCATGACTGGTATCTCGCAACCGATGAAGGTTGCCCACGATCCAGTAGTGCCAATGCCTGCCTCGAATACCAGCGCACAGTAATCACGGAAGAAAACAAGCAGTGGCTTAGCTCCTTGCGGCCTCAAGCAAAAGTCGGGGAGCTCAATATAGTCCATGGGGGCTGGAACGACCCTCTAGACGAATATATCAGGCCGTCCTCGGAGTACTTTGGACTTCTCTCGGGGACTCATTTCGCGTCAGGGCATACGCATGTTCCATGCATCTGGTCCAATGGTCGTCAGGTGTATTGCAATCCGGGTTCAGTTGGCCAACCCCGCGACGGCGACCCGCGAGCCTCCTTTGCCGTACTATGTGATGGCATCTTTTCCCTCTACCGCGTTGAGTATGACTACGCCAAGATGCAGAAGTTGATGGCAGCGGCGGGGTTCTCAGCGTATTTCTATGAGAATCTTGCGATCGGCGCACGTATTGGAGGACGAATCGATAGATTGCAAATCGAACTTTAG
- a CDS encoding DMT family transporter → MRSYLLILPVAFLIAYSQLIVKLQSQQNSLTMTQGGSANRLLSFISDPWIISAYCAALIASFAWLFVVTKLPLTTAFPVYIGVTFLMVLAGGWLFLGEVLTVTKIIAAFLILVGVALGIRP, encoded by the coding sequence ATGCGATCTTATCTACTCATCCTTCCGGTAGCATTTTTAATTGCGTATAGTCAATTGATCGTGAAGCTTCAGAGCCAGCAAAACAGCCTCACGATGACACAAGGAGGCAGCGCTAATCGGTTGCTCTCATTCATTTCAGACCCTTGGATTATATCTGCCTATTGCGCCGCTCTCATCGCCTCGTTTGCATGGCTTTTCGTAGTAACCAAGCTGCCTCTTACCACCGCATTCCCGGTCTATATCGGTGTAACTTTCTTGATGGTGCTGGCTGGGGGCTGGCTATTTCTTGGGGAGGTGCTCACGGTGACGAAGATCATTGCGGCATTTTTGATTCTAGTAGGCGTTGCGCTTGGAATTCGCCCCTAA
- a CDS encoding class I SAM-dependent methyltransferase, translating to MLEPDARTIAHMNEWLDLVYLQVQEQAPALLPIYNIYADEARFGRRYIDEELQLLDPGDNVLEVGAGAMLLSCQLAREGFNITALEPTGAGFSHFSCLRSLALYCADQLDCRPNIIELPAEALVMSEEFSFAFSVNVMEHVDSVESSIENIGRSLRLGGKYRFTCPNYLFPYEPHFNMPTLFSKSLTERLLNGYIFNASHLTDPSGTWRSLNWINVLQIKKCTRRSKTLRATFNRGFLTQTLERVNDDKAFAARRSAWMRMLIRLVVRLRLHHSLMLVPAAVQPIIDCTIKKDGSR from the coding sequence ATGCTAGAGCCGGACGCCCGCACTATCGCCCATATGAATGAGTGGCTAGATCTGGTCTATCTTCAAGTTCAGGAACAGGCTCCCGCTTTGTTGCCCATATATAATATTTATGCCGACGAAGCGCGCTTCGGGCGTAGGTATATTGACGAAGAACTACAGCTGCTCGACCCAGGCGACAACGTGCTGGAAGTTGGCGCCGGTGCAATGCTTCTTAGTTGCCAGTTGGCGAGAGAGGGCTTTAACATCACAGCGCTTGAGCCTACTGGGGCGGGCTTTTCTCATTTCTCTTGTTTGCGTAGCTTGGCCTTATACTGCGCGGATCAACTGGATTGCCGCCCGAATATCATCGAACTCCCCGCAGAAGCCCTCGTAATGTCAGAGGAATTTTCATTTGCTTTTTCAGTGAATGTAATGGAGCATGTTGATAGCGTCGAATCTTCTATCGAGAATATAGGCCGCAGCCTTAGGCTGGGAGGCAAGTACCGCTTTACTTGTCCAAATTATCTATTTCCCTACGAACCGCACTTTAATATGCCGACGTTGTTTTCTAAGTCGCTAACCGAGAGATTGCTAAACGGCTATATTTTCAACGCCTCCCACCTGACTGATCCCTCGGGAACTTGGCGCTCTCTGAACTGGATTAACGTCTTGCAGATCAAGAAATGCACTCGGCGTAGCAAAACGTTGCGCGCCACATTCAATCGTGGCTTTCTGACTCAAACGCTTGAACGGGTAAATGATGATAAAGCTTTTGCCGCACGCCGTTCTGCTTGGATGCGAATGCTGATTAGATTAGTTGTACGGCTACGCCTTCACCATTCTCTCATGCTAGTACCTGCTGCAGTTCAACCTATCATTGATTGCACTATTAAGAAAGACGGGAGTCGCTAA
- a CDS encoding class I SAM-dependent methyltransferase, with product MGQITHGLRAALSNPRVYSAFQNLLGAEAFRKEFIQNHIRPYSGMKILDIGCGPADVLNHMDGVEYWGFDTSEAYIAHAKTTFGPKGNFFCKELRTSDFEDKPSFDVVLAMGLIHHLDDDTARSLIAMACKALRPGGRLLTFDPCFEVGQSPLAHYLIRRDRGQNVRTKQGYEALIRPSFSIYEIAVRHRRWVPYTHCFIEATRAP from the coding sequence ATGGGACAAATTACGCACGGCCTCCGGGCAGCTCTTTCCAATCCCCGAGTGTATTCTGCCTTTCAGAACCTACTGGGCGCTGAAGCGTTCAGGAAAGAATTTATACAAAATCATATCAGGCCGTATAGCGGCATGAAGATTCTGGATATTGGCTGTGGACCCGCTGACGTCTTGAACCATATGGACGGAGTCGAATATTGGGGGTTCGACACGAGCGAAGCGTACATCGCACATGCAAAGACAACCTTCGGCCCCAAGGGGAATTTCTTTTGCAAAGAGCTCCGAACGTCCGATTTTGAAGACAAGCCTTCCTTCGACGTTGTATTGGCGATGGGCCTCATCCACCATCTTGATGATGACACAGCGCGAAGCCTGATCGCAATGGCTTGCAAAGCGCTACGGCCAGGAGGGCGTTTGCTGACGTTCGATCCATGCTTTGAAGTCGGCCAAAGCCCACTGGCACATTACTTAATTCGACGTGATCGAGGACAGAACGTGCGCACTAAACAAGGATACGAAGCCTTAATCCGACCCTCGTTCAGCATCTACGAAATAGCGGTGCGCCATAGGCGCTGGGTGCCGTACACGCACTGTTTCATAGAGGCCACCAGAGCTCCATGA
- the rfbA gene encoding glucose-1-phosphate thymidylyltransferase RfbA, translated as MKAIVLAGGNGSRLYPLTQVSSKQLQAVFDKPMIYYPITVLLAAGIQEICLISTPQDLPRFRQLLGNGARWGVSFDYREQPHPGGIAQAFLIAEDFIGKDRVVLMLGDNIFSGSDDFPRALSQLQEGAAIFAYHVSDPERYGVVEFDQNGLALTLEEKPARPRSGFAVPGIYIYDNQVVEIARALRPSPRGELEITDVNLEYLRRNQLRVHRLSRGFAWLDAGTSTALQEASAYVEAIERRQGIKIGCPEEAALVRGFIGIEQFEALLQNMPDCEYRTYLKNVAAESRRLGGVK; from the coding sequence ATGAAAGCAATCGTACTGGCAGGAGGGAACGGTTCGCGCTTGTACCCGCTGACCCAAGTTTCTAGCAAACAGCTGCAGGCGGTCTTTGATAAACCAATGATCTACTATCCGATCACGGTCCTCCTTGCCGCCGGAATCCAAGAGATTTGTCTTATTTCGACTCCGCAGGATCTACCGAGATTCCGTCAATTACTTGGCAATGGCGCAAGATGGGGCGTCAGTTTTGACTACCGCGAGCAGCCGCATCCTGGTGGAATCGCTCAAGCCTTTCTGATCGCTGAAGACTTCATTGGGAAAGACCGTGTTGTATTGATGCTAGGAGACAATATTTTCTCCGGAAGTGATGACTTCCCGCGAGCACTTTCTCAACTACAAGAGGGCGCGGCAATTTTTGCGTATCACGTGAGTGACCCAGAACGCTACGGGGTGGTTGAGTTCGATCAAAACGGTTTGGCCTTGACACTGGAGGAAAAGCCAGCCCGTCCAAGAAGCGGATTTGCTGTGCCCGGTATCTATATTTACGATAACCAAGTTGTGGAGATAGCCCGCGCTCTTCGACCGTCGCCTCGCGGGGAGCTCGAAATTACCGACGTTAACCTCGAGTATCTACGGCGCAATCAACTCCGGGTGCACCGGTTGAGCCGAGGCTTCGCTTGGTTGGACGCCGGTACGAGCACGGCGCTGCAAGAAGCATCTGCGTACGTGGAGGCTATTGAACGTCGACAGGGTATAAAGATCGGGTGCCCAGAGGAGGCGGCATTGGTGCGCGGTTTTATAGGAATTGAGCAGTTTGAAGCCTTACTCCAGAATATGCCGGATTGCGAATATCGTACCTACCTGAAAAATGTAGCGGCCGAGAGCCGAAGGCTTGGAGGAGTAAAGTGA
- the rffA gene encoding dTDP-4-amino-4,6-dideoxygalactose transaminase, with protein sequence MNPKSIPFNRPYLTGDEFGFIAEAQHGNMLAGDGPFTKRCHGWLEKHTGSTKALLTHSCTAALEIAALLLNIQPGDEIIMPSFTFVSTANAFVLRGGVPVFVDIREDTLNLDESLLEAAITSRTKAIVPVHYAGVACEMDSIMRIAAKHKLSVVEDAAQGVMAKYKGKVLGSLGDLGAYSFHETKNIISGEGGALLVNEPGLAVRAEIIREKGTDRSRFFRGEVDKYTWQEVGSSFLPGEIIAAFLWAQIEQAANITQRRVASWEYYHASLATLERQGVIRRPIVPSDCEHNAHMYYVLLSSDFDRQSVLHQLKENGVYSVFHYVPLHSSPGGLRYGRIAGGMEITDMQAERIIRLPLWVGLSHAEQDYVVGQLAKVLGRSNWRQARVM encoded by the coding sequence GTGAACCCGAAGAGTATCCCCTTCAATCGCCCTTATTTAACAGGCGACGAGTTCGGGTTTATTGCCGAGGCTCAGCACGGAAATATGCTAGCCGGCGATGGCCCTTTCACTAAACGATGCCACGGCTGGCTCGAAAAACACACAGGTAGCACCAAGGCGTTACTTACTCATTCCTGCACAGCAGCATTGGAAATTGCAGCTTTACTTCTAAACATTCAGCCGGGCGATGAAATCATCATGCCATCGTTTACATTCGTCTCGACGGCTAATGCTTTCGTCCTTAGAGGTGGTGTACCCGTATTCGTGGATATTCGGGAAGATACGTTAAATCTTGATGAATCGCTTCTGGAAGCGGCCATTACTTCCAGAACCAAGGCTATCGTACCCGTTCACTATGCCGGTGTCGCATGCGAGATGGATTCGATTATGAGGATAGCCGCTAAGCACAAACTGAGTGTTGTGGAGGATGCCGCTCAAGGGGTGATGGCCAAATATAAAGGGAAGGTTCTAGGGAGTCTGGGGGATCTAGGCGCATACAGCTTCCATGAGACTAAGAACATAATCTCTGGTGAGGGTGGAGCCTTGCTCGTTAATGAACCCGGCCTTGCGGTAAGGGCGGAAATAATTCGAGAAAAGGGAACAGATCGCAGCCGCTTTTTCCGAGGTGAGGTGGATAAGTATACTTGGCAAGAAGTGGGCTCCTCTTTCTTGCCCGGGGAGATCATCGCTGCCTTTCTATGGGCACAGATTGAACAAGCTGCCAACATTACGCAACGTCGCGTGGCCTCCTGGGAGTACTATCATGCCTCCCTGGCCACTCTCGAACGGCAAGGGGTCATCCGCCGACCCATCGTCCCGAGCGACTGCGAACATAATGCACATATGTACTACGTTCTGCTGTCATCGGATTTTGATCGTCAATCCGTCCTGCACCAGCTTAAAGAGAACGGAGTCTACTCAGTTTTTCATTATGTGCCGCTTCATTCGTCGCCTGGAGGGCTGCGCTACGGCCGCATTGCTGGGGGTATGGAAATCACGGATATGCAAGCAGAGCGCATTATTCGCTTGCCGTTATGGGTCGGATTGAGCCACGCTGAGCAGGACTATGTCGTTGGTCAATTAGCGAAGGTCTTGGGCAGAAGCAACTGGCGACAAGCTCGGGTTATGTAG
- the tnpA gene encoding IS66-like element accessory protein TnpA has product MSEFSPSLASVPSSYRRRYTVDFKRHVVQESMASGASIAGVAMAHGLNANQLHNWRWQSRRGDFGPITEGPVLLPVQIKAVSAQAKPQPAKIIDGQDRGVSSGHIELIFPDARVVVHGAADLPTLRCLVQALRE; this is encoded by the coding sequence ATGAGCGAATTCTCTCCTTCTCTTGCATCTGTGCCGAGTAGCTATCGGCGTCGGTACACAGTCGATTTCAAGCGGCACGTCGTGCAGGAATCGATGGCCAGCGGTGCATCCATTGCCGGTGTTGCCATGGCCCATGGGCTCAATGCCAACCAACTGCATAACTGGCGCTGGCAATCTCGGCGCGGCGACTTTGGGCCCATCACCGAAGGTCCGGTCTTGCTGCCAGTGCAGATTAAAGCCGTGTCGGCGCAAGCGAAGCCTCAACCGGCCAAGATAATTGACGGCCAAGATCGCGGCGTCAGCTCAGGGCACATTGAGCTGATCTTCCCCGACGCACGCGTGGTGGTCCATGGGGCGGCCGATCTGCCTACGTTACGTTGCCTCGTTCAGGCGCTACGAGAATGA